The proteins below are encoded in one region of Bremerella sp. P1:
- a CDS encoding MarR family winged helix-turn-helix transcriptional regulator → MTPLGLKDELKKRDPFESKEQEAILNILRTSDLFHNRLGRLLREYGLTGSQYNVLRILRGEGKPLPSLEIAGRLIQVVPAITGLIDRLEKQDLVSRVRCEKDRRVVYVDITDKALAILSKIDEPLMDMHKRLIGHLSQKELQQLIGLLEKSREAVTREQE, encoded by the coding sequence ATGACCCCACTTGGACTCAAAGACGAACTCAAGAAGCGCGATCCCTTCGAATCGAAGGAACAGGAAGCCATCCTCAATATATTGAGGACCAGTGACCTGTTTCATAATCGTCTGGGGCGTTTGCTACGTGAGTATGGTCTGACCGGATCGCAGTACAACGTGCTGCGGATTCTGCGTGGGGAAGGAAAACCGTTGCCTTCGTTGGAGATCGCAGGCCGACTGATTCAGGTCGTTCCTGCGATCACCGGACTTATCGATCGATTAGAGAAGCAGGACCTGGTGAGCCGCGTCCGGTGTGAGAAAGATCGTCGCGTCGTGTACGTGGACATTACGGACAAGGCTCTCGCTATCCTGTCTAAGATCGACGAGCCCCTGATGGATATGCACAAGCGGTTGATCGGCCATCTTAGCCAGAAAGAGCTGCAGCAGTTGATTGGCTTGTTAGAAAAATCACGCGAAGCTGTAACCCGCGAGCAAGAGTAG